In Chiloscyllium punctatum isolate Juve2018m chromosome 39, sChiPun1.3, whole genome shotgun sequence, the genomic stretch CAGCAACACccgagtggtcagtgacaagcagtgcccttcacatcaaaggggcgatgctgtgtgatcaaacagtgaaggggagggcaggggttaaatcaaaatagagttggagggggaaataatgaaCTCCActcctgcggcacccacctctccctgaacaaggtgttggtggacaccgcgtgctccttctccagagacacccaggctctaacataaccgcggaagaggggcaggcagtcggccctaacgaccccctccacggcccgctgcctggaaaGTGCCAGACTCTTACCTGTCCtctcagttcaaggacaattatGCCAGTGATACCTATATCAAATtcaattaaattccctacagtgttggaagcaggcccttgggcccaacaagtccacactggccctccgcagagtaacccacccagacccatttccctctgactaatgcaatttAGAATGActaatccatcctaacctgcacatctttggactgtgggaggaaacccacgcagacagagggagaatgtgcaaactccacacagacagtcgcccgaggctggaatcgaacctgggaccctggcgctgtgaggtatgAAATGAAAGAATCAACATTTTTCAAGTTAGCTGGAATATTTCAATTGATTTGTCACTATAACATATCTTCTTCTGTGTATTTTAATTGTGTTCTTTTTTAATGTGGAGGCCTTGGAGTTGGACTGGGCTTGACAAAGTCagacatcacacaacaccatgttacaGTTGATTAAGTTAaactgatttcaaataaaccttctGACTTTTTTTCCTGTCACTGGGACGTGAGATCCCTGAGCCCAGTTAAACGTTGACTCAATGAGAGCAGGAGCGCCCCATGGGATTTTAAAAACTGAACAGAAAGAGACAGTTCCCTTCTCCACAAGCTCCCATTCACCCAAAGATTGCTTTATTATCACAAATACTTGACAGTAACTCAATTCACGTACAAATCCGAATGCGCTGCTTTTGAGCGTCTCTCTCCAGCTGCTATTTCCACAGTAACTTGAATTCTACATCAGTTTTAGTAAGGCTTCCCACGCACTAAACACAGTATCTAACAGGTCACAGTTCTACAGGGACATGTCTGACAATCTAATGGGGGAGAGAAACCACAAGAAACACAAACCAATGGGAGACACTGAGGGGCTTTGCTCCCCTTACCCCAACCCTGgatatgtgagagtgtgggtgtggggtgtgtgtgtgggtgtgtgtatgtgtgggtgtgggtgtggctctgtgtggtgtgtgtgggcatgtggatgtgtaggtgtgtgtgtgttggtgtgtgtgtgtgtgtgcgcaagaGAAGTGCCAGACTCTGGGAATAGTCTTCAGGTATCAGTCCCCATTCCCACCCATCCCATCCACACCAACCCCTTTCACACACTGACAGAAAGCTGGGAGCAGGGGATGGGGGGGAATATCTCTCTGGTTACCCACACgacccaacacccccccccccccacccccccctaccAGCCAAGGGTGATTGGAGAACACTTCCCtagggatggggtggggataAGAGGAGGAACAAAAGCTCAGAAAGGCAATGCAACACGAAAGCCCAGGTGGGGTTGCGGATGGACACTGAGGGGGAACCCAGAATGTGAGTGGGGCCCGGGGCTGCCCAATCAGGGAGATGTCACGTGTATCAGACATTAAATCAGTGGGTGGTGGAGCTGGGCCAGTGCTGGGCACATCAGGCATTCCATAGGGCGGGGGACGGTGGGGTAGGGGGCAATAATCTCAACGTCTTTActtttccccattccctccccttccccacccccacctttcgcctccctcaccctcccaccctgTTCTGGGTGACCCTTCCTCCTTTACCTGGTTGCATTTCCTCTCTTGGTCTATCACCTGCTGATCATCCGCCTAGGTGCCACAGCAATGAAACACAAAACCCCGCTGGTCAAAGGGAACATGTCCTACAGTTAGGTCTCTCCCTTTGGATCAGgcatgggaggggagggggtggaggaggggtaAGGAGAGGCGATGGGAGCCAGAGGGTGGCaaagaggggatggggaggggagagggaggccGTGGGAAGTGGGGGATTGGTGGGGAGGCGGTGTTGGAGCTAGGGAGGAAGGTGAGAGGGAGGCGTTGGGAGCTGGGGGTGGATtgagatgggtgggagaggggTAGGAACtggagtgagagaggtggagggacTGGGTGAGGCGATGGGAGCTGTGGcagagttgggggaggggtgggaggtgggggagtgggggctgGAGAATGGAGGGAGGGTGTGGAAGCTGGGGGTGGGAGCTGgacagtggagagagagtgggagctggaggaatgGGAGTTGGAGATTAGGAGCTggggcattgggggccggggaatgGAGAGGTTGGCAGCGGGGGAAGTCGGAactggagagtgggggagggggaggggatagGGTGGGAGCTGGGGAAGTGGGAACTGGACAGTGGGGCGGGGGAGAGGGTAGGAGCTGGGAAAGTGGGAACTGGACagtggggaagggggagagggtgggagctgGGGGAATGGGAagtggacagtgggggaggggagagggtgggagctggagagtgggggggagagtggcTGGGAGTTGGAGGAGCGGGAGTAGACGGGAGGGGCGATGGAGGAGGCTGTGGGAGCAGGGGGGAGAGGGTCTGGAGGGGAGGTGACGGTGTGTGGGGCACGGGGTCAGGGAAGAAGGCGAGAGCTCAGACTGGCGTCGTTCGCCTGTTCATGATGTTGGCGACCAGGTCTTCCTGCAGCTCCTTCTGGAAACAGTTATGGACCTGGAGgaagctctcctcctcctccGGCTGGTAGCTGGCCCTGGTAGGTCCCTTGGTCGCCTCTCTGGACAAGGAGTACATGGAGATCTCGGTGAGGGGCACCACGCTGCTCACTACCTTCATACCGGCGGCTGAGGACAGCTCCCGTGCAGGGGAAGGTTCCTCAGACCTGGAGCTGCAGGCTGATCTCCGGCGCTGGCGATACCTGTAGCTGGACATCCTGGCGTAAGGTGAGGAGGAAGTCTTTAAGTAGTCCCGGTGGGACCTGCTCCGCACCACTTTGTTCTTGTCAATGTAAATACTGACAGATAGCACCCCAGCCATCTCCGCCACAATAAAGGACAGTGCCCCAAAATAGAAAGACCAGCCATAAGAATACAAACTCTTCTTCTCATCATCGTTTTTATCCCAGGGGTCACCCGTGTTGCTGGATATATACACGATTATCCCAATAATGTTACTCAGCCCTGGAACAGAAACAGCATTTGTCAGTCacattctgaggaagagtcactcaaACCAAAAccttaactctggtttctctgcacagatgctgccagacctgctgagcttttccagcaatttctggttttgtttctgatttacagcatccccaAGCTCACGGTTTTGTAAACTTTTGGGGATTCTAACACAGATTCCACTGAATCCTGCGGTTCAGTGTGTTGACACAACTATTCCACTCTGTTttactctctctccacagatgctgccagacctgctgagtttctctagcgaCTTCTGTTTTtagctcagatttccagcatcttcagaaaCTGGCTTTTAAATAACTGGGAAGGGGTTGCTTGCTCGTTCCTATCCCCCTGCTTTACAATGGGAAAATAATGGGAAACATCTgcagaaggatcactggacccaaatcgttaactctgctttctgtccacaatttctgttttgatttccagagggaaggtgggagtaTTGGGAAATGATCCTGCTGCTATCGGAACACATTGCTGTAGTTTTTATCATACATTCAGTTTTTACCATTGGTGGGACTCTGTTTAAATAAACTCTGTTCAATAAATTGACTTTATTAAATAAGCTGTTTAATATTTCTTTCAAATACGTGATTCCAATATATTAATAATAATATTCTATTTTCAGTAGTGTAGCGTACATGTATGAATCATTGGCTGTATCTGTGGTACAGTTTCTCACCAGTTGCTGCTTGCCACTGTGTGGGAGATACAGTACAAACAAGACTCTTTGGAGATGGACTGTGGTCTGCATTCAAAATTGTGAGCTAGTTTTATTTGCTGGTACATGTGACCATGTGTATCAGAATTACGGTGTGTGTGCTTTGATGTATATTTTTAAGTTGCGTGAGTAACCTGTGTCTCTTGATGTGGTGGCTGTTGCGATGCAAGACTCTATAAGTGACActagagagagtggagagattattatggtgtgtcagggtggggggtgcttcagagtgaggggaggggagtgtgaagAATGGGTGAGTGTGActatgaggagtgagtgagaatgaggagtgtgtgacagtgagtgagtgagaatgaggagtgggtgacagtgagtgagtgagaatgaggagtgggtgacagtgagtgagtgacagtgagtgggtgacagtgaggagtgggtgacagtgagtgagaatgaggagtgggtgacagtgagtgagtgagaatgaggagtgggtgacagtgagtgagaatgAGGAGTGGgttacagtgagtgagtgagaatgaggagtgagtgacagtgagtgagtgacagtgagtgggtgacagtgaggagtgggtgacagtgaggagtgggtgacagtgaggagtgggtgacagtgagtgaatGACAGTGAGgagtgggtgacagtgagtgagaatgAGGAGTGGGTTACAGTGAGTGAGAATGAGgagtgggtgacagtgagtgagtgagaatgaggagtgggtgacagtgagtgggtgacagtgagtgggtgagaatgaGAAGGAGTGACAATGAGTGAGTGACAGTGAAgagtgggtgacagtgagtgagaatgaggagtgagtgagtgagaatgagGACTGGGTGACAGTGAGCGAGTGACAGTGAGgagtgggtgacagtgagtgagtgacagtgaggagtgggtgacagtgagtgagtgaaattgaggagtgggtgacagtgagtgagtgagaatgaggagtgggtgacagtgagtgggtgacagtgagtgggtgagaatgaGAAGGAGTGACAATGAGTGAGTGACAGTGAAgagtgggtgacagtgagtgagaatgaggagtgagtgagtgagaatgagGACTGGGTGACAGTGAGCGAGTGACAGTGAGGAGTGGGTGACAGTGAGCGAGTGACAGTGAGgagtgggtgacagtgagtgagtgaaattgaggagtgggtgacagtgagtgagagtgaaaaggacTTTATAAAGtattgagaggtatagatagagttgttagtagttgtcttttccctaagatggagTATTTCAAGACTTGGaggtacatttttaaggtgagaggagagattttaaaaagacataagaaaatgttttacacagaggggtggttcaagtgtggaatgaacttcctgaggaagtgctggatgtgggcactgttacaatgtttaaaagacatttggatagatacatgaaagggaaaggtttggagaaatatgggccaggagcaggggaggtgtgggactagtttagtctgggattatgttcagcatggactggttggagtgaagagtctgtttccatgctgtatgattccatgactctataagagtgagtgagtgtgaggaatgggtgacagtgaatgagagtgagtgtgagagaggactGGGTGACTGGAGGGACTGGGTGACAGTGGGTGACTGTGAGGCGTGGGTGACTGTGAGgaatgggtgagtgtgagtgagtgagaatgagGAGCGAGTGAGAGCGAGAGCAATGAAGAATGAATGAATCAGTGCTGAACAAAGCACTCACCTGCTGCTACGAAGAGGATGCCTGCACTAAGGATAATGTTGGTTTTGCTGCTGTACAATTTGCCAGCTCCAACACACAGACCAGCCAGGAGCAGCAGGATAGCACTGAGAATCGGAAATAAACTGGAAGCACGAACAATGCCTGAGTGAGAAGCAAACAAGTTGATCACATTTTATATCAGAGTGAATGGGTTCAAAGGACATTGCGTTAATTTTGggaattcaaaacaaaataaatcaGCCATTTACTGAATATGACCATGTGTGTTCAGAACAGAAAGGTGTGGACCTGAAGCAATAGATCAAGACTGTTACAATATCTCATCATCTTATCAGTCCTGCTGGCTCAACAATGTCTCATCATGTGGTGAAGTAGTAACCAAGTCACCAAGATTCCAGGTTAGATCATTGGTTCCTGCTCTAACAGGATGAGAGCACGTGTGtggtgagagagtgtgagcacGAGAGTgcgagactgagagtgagagtgacagtgagtgagagagagaggaatagtgactgtgggagtgagagtgagattgtgagGGTAAGAGTGTGAGGAtgaatgtgagtgagagtgtgagtctgagactgactggatgtgagtgagtgtgtgtgggagtgtgactgTTACAGTGAGTGAACATGAGATGTGAGTATGTGATAGAGTGTGAGACTATGAGAAGATGTGCGTGaggtatgtgagtgtgagatagtgtgACATGAGAGCACAGTATGAGTGTGAGGTGCAAGTGAAGGCAATTgcgaatgggagggagagtgaggtttgagcatgagagtgagtgagtggggatgAGATTGATTCTGGGTTGGGGTTATGGTGGTTGTGTACATTTGAGTGCGAGacggagtgtgagtgtgagcaaggGTGTTGGTGTGTatatgagtgagagtgagagtaggtTGGGATTGTGGGAGTGGGGTTGTGAGTGggttgtgggtgggtgtgggagtggggttgtgggtgggtgtgggaatGGGAGTAGGGTTCTGGGTGGGTGTGGAAGTGGGTTTATAGGTTGGTGTGGGAATGGGAGTAGGGTTTGTGGAAAGGTGTGGGAATGGGAGTAGGGTTTGTGggtgggtcatagagtcatagaatcatagagatgtacagcatggaaacagaccatttggtccaacccgtccatgctgaccagatatcccaacccaatctagtcccacctgccagcacccagcccatatccctccaaaaccttcctattcatatatttatccaaatacctcttaaatgttgcaattggaccagcctccaccacttcctctggcagatcattccatacacgtaccaccctctgcatgaaaaagttgccccttaggtctcttttatatctttcccctctcaccctaaacctatgccctctagttctggactccccgattccagggaaaagactttgtctatttatcctatccatgcccctcataattttgtaaacctttataaggtcacccctcagcctccaacactccagggaaaacagccccagcctgttcagcctctccccatagctcaaatcctccaaccctggcaacatccttgtaaatcttttctgaaacctttcaagtttcacaacatctttctgataggaaggaaaccagaattgcatgcaatattccaacagtggccaaaccaatgttcctgtacagatacaacatgacctcccaattcctgtactcaatactctgaccaataaaggaaagcataccaagcgccttcttcactatcctatctatctgtgactccactttcaaggagctatgaacctgcactccaaggtcgctttgttcagcaacactccctaggaccttaccattaagtgtataagtcctgctaagatttgctttcccacaatgcaacacctcgcatttatctgaattaaactccatctgccacttctcagcccattggcccatctggtccagatcctgttgtaatctgaggtaaccctctttgctgtccactacacctctaattttggtgtggGAGTGGGTATTTGGGTTGGTATGAGAATGGGAGTAGGGTTGTGGGTGCGTGTGGGCGTGGAAGTGGGGTTGTGGATGAGAGTGGGAATGGGGTTATGGGTGGGATGTGGGAGTGGGGTCATAGGTGGGTATGGGATTAGGGTTatgagtgggtgtgggagtgggagtgaggtTATGGGTGGGGTGTGGGAATGAGGTTAtgggtggggtgtgtgagtgaagttatgtgtggggtgtgtgagagtgggagtggggttatgggtggggtgtgggagtgggagtggggttaTGGGTGGGGTGTGGGAATGGGAGTGGGATTATTGgttggagtgggagtggggttaTGGGTGGGGTTTGGGAGTGGGGTTATGGTGAGGTGTGGGAGTGGATATGGGGTTATGGGTGGGGTGTGGGAGTAGGGTTGTGGGTGTGATGTGGGACTGAGAGTGGGCATTGGGTATGGGAGTGGGGTTACgggtgggagagtgggaatggatttatgggtgtgtgtgagaatgggagtggggtgtgggagtggggtcatgggtgtgtgtgggaatgggagtggggtgtgggagtggggtcatgggtgtgtgtgggaatgggagtggggtgtgggaggggggtcatgggtgtgtgtgggaatgggagTGAGGTTATGGGTGGGGTGTGGGAGTGAGGTCATgggtgtgtgaatgtgggagtggGGTTATGGGTTGGTGTCGGAGTGGGGTTATGGATGGGTGTGGGAATGGGGTTATTggtggggtgtgggagtgggagtgggattaTTGGTTGGTGTGGGAGTGGGATTATGGGTGGGGTTTGGGTGTGGGGTTatggtggggagtgggagtgggtatGGGGTTATGGGTGGGGTGTGGGAGTAGGGTTGTGGGTGTGATGTGGGACTGAGAGTGGGCAATGGGTATGGGAGTGGGGTTAcgggtgtgagagtgggaatggattcatgggtgtgtgtgggaatgggaatggggtgtgggagtggggtcatgggtgtgtgtgggaatgggagTAAGGTTATGGGTGGGGTGTGGGAGTGAGGTCATgggtgtgtgaatgtgggagtgggattatgggtgggtgtgggagtgggatgTGGGAGTGGGGTTAtgggtgggtgtgggagtgggtttATGGGAggtagaga encodes the following:
- the LOC140464121 gene encoding voltage-dependent calcium channel gamma-4 subunit-like, yielding MGWCDPGVQMLFTIMGAFAAFSLMSIAIGTDYWLHSRAYICNGTNGTSDENPVKKEKGSIIHSGLWRVCCVEGLQRGNCFRINYFPEDDDYDQEGSEYLLRIVRASSLFPILSAILLLLAGLCVGAGKLYSSKTNIILSAGILFVAAGLSNIIGIIVYISSNTGDPWDKNDDEKKSLYSYGWSFYFGALSFIVAEMAGVLSVSIYIDKNKVVRSRSHRDYLKTSSSPYARMSSYRYRQRRRSACSSRSEEPSPARELSSAAGMKVVSSVVPLTEISMYSLSREATKGPTRASYQPEEEESFLQVHNCFQKELQEDLVANIMNRRTTPV